A stretch of DNA from Ranitomeya variabilis isolate aRanVar5 chromosome 1, aRanVar5.hap1, whole genome shotgun sequence:
TGAAAGCCACAAATAGGTGAAAAAAAGGACGTGGTTAGAATTAACTGGTAAAAAATGTCCCATCATGTACACAGTGATAGTATAGATAATAGCCTGAATAAGCTTGTGGTGGTCCGATCACTTATTCCCATACTGGGGACAAATAACTGTGCAAATAAGGGACCATGCAATGGAGCACATAATGAATTGTCTGTGTGACTGGATGGAAAATCTGGATATGTAAAGCCAGTTCACACAGAAGCCATTCTATGGGTGCGTGTTGACGGTCCGTAAtcacgcccaaagcgccgcccccttctgtacgcttggtgattccggatgtgttcattgcacacatccagaatcaccgcactccatacatagggccctgtgttttaccttgcggcgacggagcgtcaccgcaaggtaaacagacatgctgcgttctaaaaagacgtgccacatgtccagTTACGCAGGGCTGCCGGATGTGTGTTcggacgcatagtggagatgggatttcctaaaatcccctccactatgctgtaacatctggacgctgcggattgagcgctgcggctgtacgcagcgttcaatccgcagctaatccggatgtaatccggcacgtggaaacatacccttatcggAGAAAGCTCGGACTCCTGTAGGTTACAATGGTGACCAACAGTTGCTTTCTCAGCAAGTTCTGGTTATGGCTTCACGTCAGAAGTATCATGAGTTACTAAAGGATTAATTGCATAAGATATCGTGTTCCCAGACATAAGGAGAAAGGCAGATAATATGGTGAACACTTATTGAATGGATTTCTTGTCTAGTAATTCTGTAACTTGGGATGACCTCTGGAGCACATACAATGTCAGGCCACCAACATTTGTACAAGCGAGGTTTTGATTTTTCGATTTTAGATCTTCAGTAATGAATCTGCATATAAATACACAATAGCCCGTGTTTTGTGGCTAACTtgtaaatattagtgatgagcgagtgtactcgttgctcgagttttcccaagcacgctcgggtgatctccgagtatttgttagtgttcggagattttgttttccctgccgcagctggatgatttgcgactactatacagcttgattacatgtgggaattccctagcaaccaggcaacccccacatgtactcaggctggccaatagctgtaaatcaagcagctgaatctacaaaaactaaatctccgaacactaacaaatactcggagaccacctgagcgtgcctgGGAaacctcgagcaacgagtatactcgctcatcactagtaaatattAATATTCTGTGCAAATGTCCTACAGGCTAAAAAGTATGATGCTGATCACTGTTTATCCCCACTGCTATATGAGTGCCATATATGCTCATTCTCCACCATTGGCCTACAAAAGAACACTTGCCAGCTGATCTGATGGCCTTTGCTATGTGGACTGAATGATATCGTTTTTAGCAGGCTGTCGCCCCTCATAAACAGGCAGTGTGCTGCTATCATCATCATTTACACTTACCTAtacaatgttattattattatttatttatatagcaccattaattccatggtgctgtacatgagaaaaggggttacatacagggttatagatatcatttaccgtaaacaaatttacaatgacagactggtacacaggggagaggaccctgtccttgcggacttacattctacgggataatggggaagagacagtaggtcgagggtgcagcagctctggtggtgatgaggcggcagctctggtggtggtgaggcggcagctcgggtggtggtgaggtggcagttcgggtggttggtgaggcggcagctcgggtggttggtaagccggcaactcgggtggtggtgaggcggcagaatggttattgcaggctgtaggctttcctgaagagatgggttttcaggttccatctgaaagaTCCGagagtggtggataatcggacgtgttgaggcgtggaattccagaggatgggggatattcgggagaaatcttggaggtggttgtgtgaggaacgaataagtgtggaggagagtagtagGTCTTGGGAGAATCGAATATTacttgagggaagatagtgggagattacttcagagatatatggaggagacaggttgtggatggctttgtagatcagtgtagtgttagtagtttgaactggattcgttggggaattgggagccagtggagggatttccagaggggagaaacaggggagtagccaggagagaggtggattagccgggcagcagagttgaggacagactggagtggtgcaagagagttagcggggaggccacagaggagagtattgcagtaatcgaggcgggagatgttcATCAGCTTttgtaaaaggaatctgtcagtaacaTAACCCCCCATACCACATATATATAATAATGCGGGgatttttgttgttgttgaatGCAGTCTTTACTCTTGTGTCCATGGGCTGTGTCTGAATACGCAGCCCTGCTTCATTGTAGTGACTTGGGCTGAGCTGCAATATCACACACAACCTGTGGCTACTGGCCATGTTTTTGCTAATCCTGATAACCTGCTGTGTAGGGGTTAGTTTACCAATAATTCTGTTGTCATTCTGGAGGGTGGGCTAAAATTTTGACATAATACATCTGTATACAATTCTGCATTGTTTTTAGTCTTGATCAGTAACCAAAATGCTAAGCAGCTGGAGAAGAAGTCTGATTTGTCACATTACGGGAGAACAATAAAGAGGCTGTAAGCCCCCCTAATGTATAGTGCCATGGCTAATGGGTATTAATAATACAAATACATGTCATTGTCCATTCATTTATTTAAAACTTACTTTTCTCCCCAGAAAAATGAAGTTTCCCAGAAAATAGGCCAACAATTACTTTGTTTGGACAATCCCAAGTTCAAGTTGCGTGATCACAAGGATATAGCAAACATTTAATCGCCATGTCTATAGGACTAAAGCAAGTGTTTAACAAAGACAAGACTTTCAGACCTAAACGAAAATTTGACCCTGGCACGCAAAGGTTTGAATTACATAAGCGGGCACAAGCATCCTTAAGTTCTGGAGTTGACTTGAAAGCCACAGTTCAGCTGCCCAGTGGAGAAGACCTCAATGACTGGGTGGCTGTTCATGTAGTGGACTTTTTCAATAGGATTAACCTCATCTATGGTACCATTTGTGACTTTTGCACTGAACGAACATGTCCTGTTATGTCTGGAGGTCCAAAGTATGAGTATAGATGGCAAGATGACATGAAATACAAGAAGCCCACTGCCTTACCAGCACCTCAGTATATGAACCTACTCATGGATTGGATTGAAGTACAAATTAATAATGAAGATATATTTCCTACAAGCGTGGGTAAGCATGAATTCAGAAAATGCTACCTTTCTTTTAAGCGTCAAAAAGATGTGCGGTAAGCATCCTGCATACATTTAAATGTCTTGTGTTTCTAATCACTGCCTGCGTGAAATGGTTTATTAGGCCTTTACAGCGGAAATCTGAACATAAATTTGTGCTCTTCGCTTTGTAGCATTGCAGTGTAAGTAACAAGAACTGATCCATTTACATAATGTTCTCTGGAAAGAGCCAGTGCTTTATTTGCCCTTCAAAACCAAACTGAATTAGGGCATTTTGTGTCTTGTTTTTGATGAGCCCTGAGTTTTAGAAAGAAGATCAGTGATAATAGTAAATGTGAAGGCTTAAATTTGGACAAAGATGCATGAGAAAGGTAGGAAAGTTTAAAATATGCTGACGAAAGAGTCGGTATGAAACGCGTATATGTACATTTTAATAAAGCTTCCAAACCATAGTCAACTTTTTCTGGTATCTTCTGCAAGCAGAATGGCATGATCACCACCTTAACCCTACTGTTATATTGGTCTATACCTATGGACTGTTTGGATCCCGCCAGAAGGTTGCCAGCAGCAGCTTCATTAATTCATTAATTCGCCAATAAGACCGAGGTAGGTGTTGGGTCCTGCACACAACACAATAAGGTGAGCAGGGACCTGTGGAGGACCTGTGAGATGTGATAATACTCACACTCCCTCAGCTACCATACTCAATACCCTATGAAGTGctctttctttttcttctagattccACCCTTCTAGTCAGGTTTTAGAAAGTGGGAGCTACAGAACAGAAGGTTCCGGCTCTAAATGTTTTATGATGTCTATGGTATGAACAGGAGTTTGGGGCTTCATTAGTTCTTTTGAGTAGTTTGAAACTAAGGTGTTTTTGACTTTTAATCAGATGttacatggcttataagtctcctctttctgacatgccaggcttggcttgtcactctccgcaTGGAGAAATGTTACACCTTAGAATTAGATGTCATCAGATTTTGCAAACAAAAAACAGTCTACATTATTAAGTAGTTCTTCTAGACCTGAGAAGGCTTGTATACTttaaaaattcattgtggtatagcTGTATAATTCTCTATGAAAGTTTTCTGACGttataatgaacattttatgagtcCACCAGTTCTGGTTCTGACTATTTTCAGTGTGGTTTATTTATTTCGGACTCCACTGACAATCTGCATAAAAAAAAGGTGacgttatttatttttctttttgcagAGCACATTTCGAAATGTTGCCGTTTGGACAGAAGTGTAGTTTTCCCAGACTAGATAGAGACCTTATTCAAGTATTCGAGTATGTTAATTGTTTTATCATATGTGAATTCTCAAGCACATGCTGCTCTAAAAGCCACATAAAAGAACTTAAGATGGTTAAGTGTGTGAGAGACTGACGAAAGGTGTAAGATTAATAGGATAGCGCATTCACCCCTATCTCTTGCCATCAAAAGTGCCGATTCATTATTTTGTGTTTCAAAAAAATTAAGGATCGGGCATGTTGGATTTATGTGTTTGATCCTTTTTCCTGCTAAGAGATCAGACACTGTCTGTATGGTCAGCGCTTGCTTGCGCCTCCCTTATAGAATAATGCAAGCTCACTGAGCCTATATGTTTCTGGGGATATCAGAGTATATATCTGTCGCTGAATGACAGCTATCTCACATGGAAAAAATGTAATATGTAGGATTCCATAGATTTACTTTAAACCATGTAAATAAATATAGATAGTCATCTTTCTACTTGGGGTAGGGGGGCTGGAGGGAGAGCTTTTGGTCAGATTATTCCCTAGACTTTGGGCTTTATTGGTAAGGCATGACTGTGCAGCTTGGGAAGAATCCCACTTAACAAGTTACACAGGGTCACCCTACACAATAAACATTTGTTCTTTTCTCCCACATCTGTATCTCTAAAGCTGACAGGAAGTCATACATAGGTTAAGTGAAAATAACAAACCAGGACAAGGTGCGTAACAGAACATATGGGCAGAAGCCGTAAATCCCGGCAGGCTACAATTGTTTATAGGATTTCGAGGTGTAGTAAACTGATGACAAGTGCAAACGTTGCCAGGGTCATTTCAGAGCATGCTCCAATAGTGTTCCTTAAAGTGCTTACATGTCTTCCTTTATAGCTTTACAGGGATTTAATTATTTTGTTCTTCCAGGGCTTGCTTCACACTATTTTGCAGATGCTTTTTTTTTCTCAGATGGAAACATGTACTTTTTCCTAAACTACTTGTTTGATCCATCACTTTGCAAATAATTACAAAAAGTACACCAGAATGATAAACTTGATGGGCGAGATTAATGTATAATGCCAAAAACATGTATATTATAATGAAAATGACGCTAATCGCTTCACATCAATCACTGTGACACGTAAACACTTTATATGCATTGCTGTGACTAGTGTATGTCACATATGCATTTTGCACAAAAAATGGTGCATGCGATCAATATCTTTTATGGCTCCTCTGAGACAAGCCTTCTTTTCTAGATATCTTTTCAAAAAATTGTCAATGGAGTTAAGAAAGGTGGCTAAAACTTAGagtaggcagcacggtggctcagtgattagccttgcagcactggggtcctgggttcaaatcccaccaaggacaacatctgcaaggagtttgtacgttctccccatgtttgcgtgggtttcctccattgcttcggtttcctcccacactccaaagacataatgatagggtaCTTAGATTGTGTGAcccgatggggacagcgatgatgtctgtaaagcgctgcagaattaatggcgctatataagcaaagcataataaataaaatagaTGTACATTATGTTCTTCACTTTTTTAGCACACTGTCAGACATCTGGCACAATTTCCATAATGTATTGCATTCATTTCTTACATTAGGGCTCACGCGTTTCCACCATTTCAAAATGATTAGAGGTTTTTTTGTACAGCA
This window harbors:
- the MOB3B gene encoding MOB kinase activator 3B — translated: MSIGLKQVFNKDKTFRPKRKFDPGTQRFELHKRAQASLSSGVDLKATVQLPSGEDLNDWVAVHVVDFFNRINLIYGTICDFCTERTCPVMSGGPKYEYRWQDDMKYKKPTALPAPQYMNLLMDWIEVQINNEDIFPTSVGVPFPKNFLQICKKILCRLFRVFVHVYIHHFDRILLMGAEAHVNTCYKHFYYFVTELNLIDRKELEPLKEMTSRMCQ